The following coding sequences are from one Bombus terrestris chromosome 14, iyBomTerr1.2, whole genome shotgun sequence window:
- the LOC100648690 gene encoding CLIP-associating protein 1-A isoform X1, with translation MAVNPRDMDGFMPLLSTTDIKKKLNVGSLLLNYLGDATKSIECQDIGQFIDNIIPWLSNGNPKVVQNGLEILTFLADRMDHDFKPYISTIIQPTIDRLGDSKDATREKAQMVLLKIMEKGCMSPQQLLDRLRPAFSHKNAKLREEALILLTTTLNEHGADEMILSGVIPSIVKLLSDPSEKVRETALNTLADIYRHVGERLRVDLQRKHNVPQAKLLLLIEKFDQLKAAGDLLPLAMSSDVGKTTDETDRAIKSAPVKRLAAAAAAAPPKRGQFGPAKAPSSALAQPGNTSSMVPRATTVKRNVSVKSTPGQAGAVDEETFLTAFEDVPSVNLFSAKDLEEQMKIIRENVGDDKKDWKQRTESMKKLRAIVIAGGTNYENFLENLKSVQRSFEVACTDLRSQVVREACITLAFLSQQLKNKFASFGEAVLLTLMNLIQNSAKVVATAGAVAVRFILQNTHYSRFVPIITSCLSHKSKDIRRASCEYLNLILQIWPTQILQKHLTILQDTIKKGIADSDSEARAFARKSYWAFKDHFPEQAEALLNSLDTAYKRSLMSLSNSGSINSLNVVTRSASVSPRTSRPVISATGSTENLHQSSGQPHGPLRRTPSLPRSYRQSGIPVLQRPTDSHYRATPGVRSTSAIDLQAAQRAKARMMYANMSRQKASLPRPSKSPDTTAVASPERTARTRTRVSGVSQSQPSSRSGSPSSRLSYATYNREGESLIARPRRLSGHGIRSTGNSREPSPQRFGMDRSFASKIRGRSLHMSPTDRPQSRPVMAQKMLQQSREAESALADALTFENIDNYPRTPRGKGDHSDDSETSSICSERSMDSFRRPNDSFSWSGSQQRLYRDMWDQSIPKDIKEIIENCAHKHWGDRKEGLVGLQHFLSNGNTLTATELRKVTDIFTKMFMDSHTKVFSLFLDTLNELVATHSEDLGDWLYVLCARLLNKLGTDLLGSIQAKIHKTLEVVRECFPGEQLLPAVMRYLTDPTQTPNSRVKIATLVFITQIAETAEPSALINSAGTALARLLDWSNDVKSQDVRRHAQNAVISLYNLNPPKVTMILSELPKYYQEAALPLVQNHLRKSSGSSNPASPGTPPPRAQSSPARSKGKGDIDNADENLEEVYKSLRRTTAEIQNYGFERLERATTSKDSGISNMADVEEKMEGLTLCNSGRSSSVSSPTQRGRSVTNITVNGSSDTIAGDLILPQENNGYKTHGSSPDSIKRPEVLDNMIKTLQSKMTQTEEKVSALQEFQLYVREGDALYIKQNFKKLLKTLLDSLTNDSKKMQVEVLQTLIDMLKCPELVDSFSVYPELLVLKVINAYKLDDQKQDSSTSSNSRSPVLWMAEKCAATIAMILKPEQVIHLVSTIITTEPYPLNMGAIKMLHKVVEHWGRDAIEPHLSKVMPGLIKAYDDNESAVRKSAVFCMVAIHLAVGEELLKPHLSCLYTSKLKLLNIYIQRAQQANSQPASPRSNSKN, from the exons GTCGTGCAGAATGGTTTAGAAATCCTCACGTTTCTCGCGGATCGAATGGATCACGACTTCAAGCCTTACATTTCCACTATTATTCAGCCAACGATAGACAGACTAG GTGACAGCAAGGATGCGACACGGGAAAAGGCGCAAATGGTGCTTCTCAAAATAATGGAGAAAGGGTGTATGTCTCCTCAACAACTTTTGGACAGACTGCGACCGGCCTTTAGTCACAAAAATGCAAAGTTACGAGAGGAAGCTCTGATTCTACTGACCACGACGTTGAACGA GCACGGCGCCGATGAAATGATACTGTCCGGAGTGATTCCAAGTATCGTGAAATTATTATCGGATCCATCCGAAAAAGTGCGAGAAACTGCTTTAAACACATTGGCGGATATCTACAGACACGTTGGTGAAAGATTGCGAGTGGATTTGCAGAGAAAGCACAATGTACCGCAAGCTAA ATTGCTGTTGCTGATAGAAAAATTCGATCAGCTGAAAGCCGCTGGCGACTTGCTGCCTCTAGCCATGTCCTCGGACG TTGGTAAAACCACCGATGAAACGGACAGAGCG ATCAAATCGGCTCCTGTGAAAAGGTtagctgctgctgctgctgctgctcctCCGAAAAGAGGACAATTCGGTCCTGCGAAAGCTCCATCTTCAGCTCTAG CTCAACCTGGTAATACATCTTCCATGGTTCCAAGGGCTACAACCGTCAAAAGAAACGTGTCAGTAAAATCGACACCAG GTCAAGCTGGTGCCGTCGACGAGGAAACTTTCCTTACAGCGTTCGAAGATGTGCCATCTGTAAATCTGTTTTCCGCAAAAGATCTCGAAGAGCAGATGAAAATCATAAGAGAAAATGTCGGTGACGATAAAAAAGATTGGAAACAAAGGACAGAGAGT ATGAAAAAATTAAGAGCAATCGTTATAGCCGGTGGTACGAATTACGAAAACTTTTTAGAAAACTTGAAAAGCGTGCAAAGATCTTTCGAAGTTGCTTGCACGGATCTTAGGTCGCAGGTGGTAAGGGAGGCGTGCATTACCTTGGCGTTTCTTAGTCaacagttaaaaaataaattcgctAGTTTTGGAGAAGCAGTCTTACTCACCTTAATGAACCTCATACAAAATAGTGCCAAG GTTGTGGCAACAGCTGGGGCCGTAGCCGTGAGGTTTATTCTTCAGAATACGCATTATAGTCGTTTCGTGCCAATTATCACATCCTGTTTAAGTCACAAGAGCAAAGACATACGTCGAGCATCGTGCGAATATCTAAatctaattttacaaatatggCCTACTCAAATATTACAGAAACACTTGACCATCTTACAAGATACGATCAAGAAAGGTATCGCCGACTCGGATTCGGAAGCAAGAGCCTTTGCTAGGAA GTCATATTGGGCATTCAAAGATCATTTTCCGGAACAAGCAGAGGCATTGCTCAACAGTCTCGACACTGCGTATAAACGCTCGTTGATGTCCCTTAGCAATAGCGGCAGCATCAACAGTCTGAACGTAGTGACGAGATCGGCCAGCGTTAGTCCTCGAACATCCAGACCAGTAATCAGCGCCACAG GTAGTACGGAAAATTTGCATCAGTCTTCGGGTCAACCCCATGGCCCGCTCAGACGAACTCCGTCCTTGCCACGGTCTTATCGTCAGTCTGGTATTCCAGTTCTCCAAAGACCCACTGATAGTCATT ATCGTGCAACTCCGGGCGTTAGATCTACTAGCGCTATTGATTTGCAAGCCGCGCAAAGAGCTAAAGCGAGAATGATGTACGCGAATATGAGCAGACAGAAAGCGTCCCTTC CACGACCTAGCAAATCACCGGACACAACCGCCGTTGCTAGTCCAGAAAGAACCGCAAGAACAAGGACCAGAGTATCCGGAGTCTCGCAATCTCAGC CTAGCAGCAGATCGGGATCACCGTCCTCGAGACTCAGTTACGCAACGTACAATCGCGAAGGAGAATCGTTGATTGCAAGACCTAGACGGTTATCCGGTCACGGAATCAGAAGTACCGGTAACAGTCGCGAACCAAGCCCGCAAAGATTTGGAATGGATAGAAGTTTCGCCAGCAAAATACG GGGAAGAAGTTTACACATGTCTCCGACGGACAGGCCTCAATCCAGACCAGTTATGGCACAAAAGATGCTGCAGCAGTCGCGCGAGGCGGAATCAGCGTTGGCGGACGCGCTTACCTTCGAAAATATTGACAATTATCCAAGAACACCAAGAGGAAAGGGCGATCACAGCGATGACAGTGAAACCAGCAGCATATGCTCTGAACGAAGTATGGACAGCTTTAGGCGACCAAACGAT TCGTTCTCATGGAGTGGCTCTCAACAAAGACTGTATCGTGATATGTGGGATCAATCTATCCCAAAG GATATCAAGGAAATCATAGAGAATTGCGCGCATAAACATTGGGGCGATAGGAAAGAAGGTTTGGTCGGATTGcaacattttctttcaaatggAAATACGCTTACAGCAACGGAATTGCGCAAAGTAACGGACATCTTTACGAAAATGTTCATGGATTCTCACACGAAAGTATTCAGTTTATTTTTGGACACGCTGAATGAATTAGTAGCTACTCATAGCGAAGATCTCGGTGACTGGCTTTATGTTTTGTGTGCTCGACTTTTGAATAAATTAGGCACCGACTTACTTGGATCGATACAAGCGAAGATACACAAAACGCTCGAGGTCGTTAG GGAATGCTTCCCCGGAGAGCAGCTTTTGCCGGCTGTAATGAGGTATCTGACGGATCCAACGCAAACGCCAAATTCTCGTGTAAAAATAGCCACACTCGTGTTTATCACGCAAATAGCAGAAACGGCAGAACCGTCTGCTCTTATTAACTCTGCTGGTACAGCGCTCGCAAGGTTACTCGACTGGTCGAACGATGTTAAAAGCCAAGATGTTAGAAGGCACGCACAAAATGctgttatatcgttgtataattTGAATCCTCCGAAAGTCACTATGATATTGTCCGAATTACCCAAGTATTATCAG GAGGCGGCACTGCCTTTAGTGCAAAATCACTTGAGGAAATCGTCGGGTTCGAGTAATCCAGCGTCCCCTGGAACTCCGCCTCCTAGGGCGCAGAGCTCACCAGCTCGTTCGAAAGGTAAAGGTGACATTGACAATGCGGATGAAAACTTGGAGGAAGTTTATAA ATCTTTAAGGCGTACGACAGCGGAGATACAAAATTATGGTTTCGAACGTTTAGAAAGAGCGACTACCAGCAAAGACAGTGGAATCAGCAATATGGCCGATGTCGAGGAAAAGATGGAAGGACTTACATTATGCAACTCG GGTCGTTCGTCTTCTGTTTCTTCGCCCACGCAAAGGGGACGATCTGTGACTAATATTACAGTTAATGGTTCAAGCGATACGATCGCCGGGGATCTTATCCTACCTCAGGAAAATAATGGTTACAAAACCCATG GATCATCACCCGACTCGATAAAAAGGCCAGAAGTTTTAGATAATATGATTAAAACGTTGCAATCCAAGATGACACAAACCGAAGAAAAAGTATCAGCTCTACAAGAATTTCAATTGTATGTTCGCGAAGGAGATGCTTTGTATATTAAACAGAATTTTAA AAAGCTGCTCAAAACGTTGTTAGATAGTTTGACTAACGATAGCAAGAAAATGCAAGTGGAAGTACTTCAAACTTTAATCGATATGCTTAAATGTCCAGAACTTGTCGACAGTTTTTCCGTCTATCCTGAATTGCTGGTTTTAAAAGTAATTAACGCGTATAAATTAGACGACCAGAAACAAGATTCTTCCACTAGTAGCAATTCAAGATCTCCG GTTCTCTGGATGGCGGAAAAATGTGCTGCAACGATAGCGATGATTCTAAAGCCAGAACAAGTGATTCACCTAGTATCGACTATAATAACTACCGAACCATATCCCCTGAATATGGGCGCGATAAAGATGCTTCACAAGGTTGTGGAACATTGGGGTCGCGATGCGATAGAACCTCATTTGTCGAAAGTCATGCCCGGTCTCATCAAA GCGTACGATGA
- the LOC100648690 gene encoding CLIP-associating protein 1-A isoform X5 → MNHTDILLSSGHRCLHRGLKKYPSIDKKLWDPSSRWILQWDNIVKHPGARARGCHCDVHKPPWLYPRLVGKTTDETDRAIKSAPVKRLAAAAAAAPPKRGQFGPAKAPSSALAQPGNTSSMVPRATTVKRNVSVKSTPGQAGAVDEETFLTAFEDVPSVNLFSAKDLEEQMKIIRENVGDDKKDWKQRTESMKKLRAIVIAGGTNYENFLENLKSVQRSFEVACTDLRSQVVREACITLAFLSQQLKNKFASFGEAVLLTLMNLIQNSAKVVATAGAVAVRFILQNTHYSRFVPIITSCLSHKSKDIRRASCEYLNLILQIWPTQILQKHLTILQDTIKKGIADSDSEARAFARKSYWAFKDHFPEQAEALLNSLDTAYKRSLMSLSNSGSINSLNVVTRSASVSPRTSRPVISATGSTENLHQSSGQPHGPLRRTPSLPRSYRQSGIPVLQRPTDSHYRATPGVRSTSAIDLQAAQRAKARMMYANMSRQKASLPRPSKSPDTTAVASPERTARTRTRVSGVSQSQPSSRSGSPSSRLSYATYNREGESLIARPRRLSGHGIRSTGNSREPSPQRFGMDRSFASKIRGRSLHMSPTDRPQSRPVMAQKMLQQSREAESALADALTFENIDNYPRTPRGKGDHSDDSETSSICSERSMDSFRRPNDSFSWSGSQQRLYRDMWDQSIPKDIKEIIENCAHKHWGDRKEGLVGLQHFLSNGNTLTATELRKVTDIFTKMFMDSHTKVFSLFLDTLNELVATHSEDLGDWLYVLCARLLNKLGTDLLGSIQAKIHKTLEVVRECFPGEQLLPAVMRYLTDPTQTPNSRVKIATLVFITQIAETAEPSALINSAGTALARLLDWSNDVKSQDVRRHAQNAVISLYNLNPPKVTMILSELPKYYQEAALPLVQNHLRKSSGSSNPASPGTPPPRAQSSPARSKGKGDIDNADENLEEVYKSLRRTTAEIQNYGFERLERATTSKDSGISNMADVEEKMEGLTLCNSGRSSSVSSPTQRGRSVTNITVNGSSDTIAGDLILPQENNGYKTHGSSPDSIKRPEVLDNMIKTLQSKMTQTEEKVSALQEFQLYVREGDALYIKQNFKKLLKTLLDSLTNDSKKMQVEVLQTLIDMLKCPELVDSFSVYPELLVLKVINAYKLDDQKQDSSTSSNSRSPVLWMAEKCAATIAMILKPEQVIHLVSTIITTEPYPLNMGAIKMLHKVVEHWGRDAIEPHLSKVMPGLIKAYDDNESAVRKSAVFCMVAIHLAVGEELLKPHLSCLYTSKLKLLNIYIQRAQQANSQPASPRSNSKN, encoded by the exons ATGAATCACACTGACATACTGTTGTCAAGCGGTCATCGCTGCTTGCACAGGGGTTTAAAGAAATATCCCAGTATCGATAAAAAGCTGTGGGATCCGAGTAGCAGATGGATTCTTCAATGGGATAATATCGTAAAGCATCCAGGTGCTCGAGCAAGAGGCTGTCACTGCGACGTTCACAAACCACCGTGGTTATATCCGCGATTAG TTGGTAAAACCACCGATGAAACGGACAGAGCG ATCAAATCGGCTCCTGTGAAAAGGTtagctgctgctgctgctgctgctcctCCGAAAAGAGGACAATTCGGTCCTGCGAAAGCTCCATCTTCAGCTCTAG CTCAACCTGGTAATACATCTTCCATGGTTCCAAGGGCTACAACCGTCAAAAGAAACGTGTCAGTAAAATCGACACCAG GTCAAGCTGGTGCCGTCGACGAGGAAACTTTCCTTACAGCGTTCGAAGATGTGCCATCTGTAAATCTGTTTTCCGCAAAAGATCTCGAAGAGCAGATGAAAATCATAAGAGAAAATGTCGGTGACGATAAAAAAGATTGGAAACAAAGGACAGAGAGT ATGAAAAAATTAAGAGCAATCGTTATAGCCGGTGGTACGAATTACGAAAACTTTTTAGAAAACTTGAAAAGCGTGCAAAGATCTTTCGAAGTTGCTTGCACGGATCTTAGGTCGCAGGTGGTAAGGGAGGCGTGCATTACCTTGGCGTTTCTTAGTCaacagttaaaaaataaattcgctAGTTTTGGAGAAGCAGTCTTACTCACCTTAATGAACCTCATACAAAATAGTGCCAAG GTTGTGGCAACAGCTGGGGCCGTAGCCGTGAGGTTTATTCTTCAGAATACGCATTATAGTCGTTTCGTGCCAATTATCACATCCTGTTTAAGTCACAAGAGCAAAGACATACGTCGAGCATCGTGCGAATATCTAAatctaattttacaaatatggCCTACTCAAATATTACAGAAACACTTGACCATCTTACAAGATACGATCAAGAAAGGTATCGCCGACTCGGATTCGGAAGCAAGAGCCTTTGCTAGGAA GTCATATTGGGCATTCAAAGATCATTTTCCGGAACAAGCAGAGGCATTGCTCAACAGTCTCGACACTGCGTATAAACGCTCGTTGATGTCCCTTAGCAATAGCGGCAGCATCAACAGTCTGAACGTAGTGACGAGATCGGCCAGCGTTAGTCCTCGAACATCCAGACCAGTAATCAGCGCCACAG GTAGTACGGAAAATTTGCATCAGTCTTCGGGTCAACCCCATGGCCCGCTCAGACGAACTCCGTCCTTGCCACGGTCTTATCGTCAGTCTGGTATTCCAGTTCTCCAAAGACCCACTGATAGTCATT ATCGTGCAACTCCGGGCGTTAGATCTACTAGCGCTATTGATTTGCAAGCCGCGCAAAGAGCTAAAGCGAGAATGATGTACGCGAATATGAGCAGACAGAAAGCGTCCCTTC CACGACCTAGCAAATCACCGGACACAACCGCCGTTGCTAGTCCAGAAAGAACCGCAAGAACAAGGACCAGAGTATCCGGAGTCTCGCAATCTCAGC CTAGCAGCAGATCGGGATCACCGTCCTCGAGACTCAGTTACGCAACGTACAATCGCGAAGGAGAATCGTTGATTGCAAGACCTAGACGGTTATCCGGTCACGGAATCAGAAGTACCGGTAACAGTCGCGAACCAAGCCCGCAAAGATTTGGAATGGATAGAAGTTTCGCCAGCAAAATACG GGGAAGAAGTTTACACATGTCTCCGACGGACAGGCCTCAATCCAGACCAGTTATGGCACAAAAGATGCTGCAGCAGTCGCGCGAGGCGGAATCAGCGTTGGCGGACGCGCTTACCTTCGAAAATATTGACAATTATCCAAGAACACCAAGAGGAAAGGGCGATCACAGCGATGACAGTGAAACCAGCAGCATATGCTCTGAACGAAGTATGGACAGCTTTAGGCGACCAAACGAT TCGTTCTCATGGAGTGGCTCTCAACAAAGACTGTATCGTGATATGTGGGATCAATCTATCCCAAAG GATATCAAGGAAATCATAGAGAATTGCGCGCATAAACATTGGGGCGATAGGAAAGAAGGTTTGGTCGGATTGcaacattttctttcaaatggAAATACGCTTACAGCAACGGAATTGCGCAAAGTAACGGACATCTTTACGAAAATGTTCATGGATTCTCACACGAAAGTATTCAGTTTATTTTTGGACACGCTGAATGAATTAGTAGCTACTCATAGCGAAGATCTCGGTGACTGGCTTTATGTTTTGTGTGCTCGACTTTTGAATAAATTAGGCACCGACTTACTTGGATCGATACAAGCGAAGATACACAAAACGCTCGAGGTCGTTAG GGAATGCTTCCCCGGAGAGCAGCTTTTGCCGGCTGTAATGAGGTATCTGACGGATCCAACGCAAACGCCAAATTCTCGTGTAAAAATAGCCACACTCGTGTTTATCACGCAAATAGCAGAAACGGCAGAACCGTCTGCTCTTATTAACTCTGCTGGTACAGCGCTCGCAAGGTTACTCGACTGGTCGAACGATGTTAAAAGCCAAGATGTTAGAAGGCACGCACAAAATGctgttatatcgttgtataattTGAATCCTCCGAAAGTCACTATGATATTGTCCGAATTACCCAAGTATTATCAG GAGGCGGCACTGCCTTTAGTGCAAAATCACTTGAGGAAATCGTCGGGTTCGAGTAATCCAGCGTCCCCTGGAACTCCGCCTCCTAGGGCGCAGAGCTCACCAGCTCGTTCGAAAGGTAAAGGTGACATTGACAATGCGGATGAAAACTTGGAGGAAGTTTATAA ATCTTTAAGGCGTACGACAGCGGAGATACAAAATTATGGTTTCGAACGTTTAGAAAGAGCGACTACCAGCAAAGACAGTGGAATCAGCAATATGGCCGATGTCGAGGAAAAGATGGAAGGACTTACATTATGCAACTCG GGTCGTTCGTCTTCTGTTTCTTCGCCCACGCAAAGGGGACGATCTGTGACTAATATTACAGTTAATGGTTCAAGCGATACGATCGCCGGGGATCTTATCCTACCTCAGGAAAATAATGGTTACAAAACCCATG GATCATCACCCGACTCGATAAAAAGGCCAGAAGTTTTAGATAATATGATTAAAACGTTGCAATCCAAGATGACACAAACCGAAGAAAAAGTATCAGCTCTACAAGAATTTCAATTGTATGTTCGCGAAGGAGATGCTTTGTATATTAAACAGAATTTTAA AAAGCTGCTCAAAACGTTGTTAGATAGTTTGACTAACGATAGCAAGAAAATGCAAGTGGAAGTACTTCAAACTTTAATCGATATGCTTAAATGTCCAGAACTTGTCGACAGTTTTTCCGTCTATCCTGAATTGCTGGTTTTAAAAGTAATTAACGCGTATAAATTAGACGACCAGAAACAAGATTCTTCCACTAGTAGCAATTCAAGATCTCCG GTTCTCTGGATGGCGGAAAAATGTGCTGCAACGATAGCGATGATTCTAAAGCCAGAACAAGTGATTCACCTAGTATCGACTATAATAACTACCGAACCATATCCCCTGAATATGGGCGCGATAAAGATGCTTCACAAGGTTGTGGAACATTGGGGTCGCGATGCGATAGAACCTCATTTGTCGAAAGTCATGCCCGGTCTCATCAAA GCGTACGATGA